A genomic stretch from Solenopsis invicta isolate M01_SB chromosome 15, UNIL_Sinv_3.0, whole genome shotgun sequence includes:
- the LOC120359671 gene encoding uncharacterized protein LOC120359671: MPVDRTPVKSESTPSTSTTSASTVSLQQQVGTEILNLSSGFEHQSSGESTQIHSNEFRLLKLPTFWHKQPKLWFAQIESEFTVYRIRSEDIKYSSVIRHLDEQALVAISEIVENPPEIDKYNQLKKALIHRFTDSEEKRLRQLLAGIELNDKKPSELLREIRQLSGGSLADNILHSIWLQRLPYKVQATLAVVENVPLVKLSELADKIVERDTGFQVAEVNTQSTSKQSDFADLEQRIAALEVSHRRGRSFSRSRSKSKFRSNSRNKRSNSKDQSICFYHKKFGNKAKRCTIPCLMSKTLTDSQEN; this comes from the coding sequence ATGCCTGTGGACAGAACTCCTGTTAAATCTGAGTCAACTCCGTCAACTTCTACTACTTCAGCGTCAACCGTGAGCCTACAACAACAGGTCGGAAcagagattttaaatttatcttctggTTTTGAACATCAGTCATCGGGTGAGTCCACTCAGATCCATTCAAATGAATTTCGCCTTTTGAAACTTCCAACCTTTTGGCATAAACAACCTAAGCTGTGGTTTGCTCAGATTGAGAGTGAATTTACTGTATACCGTATCCGTTctgaagatattaaatatagttcagTTATTCGTCATCTTGATGAACAAGCGTTAGTCGCGATTTCGGAGATTGTTGAAAATCCgcctgaaattgataaatataatcagttaaagAAAGCACTCATTCATCGTTTCACGGATTCTGAAGAAAAACGTTTGAGACAATTATTAGCTGGTATTGAGTTAAATGACAAGAAGCCTTCAGAACTTTTACGTGAAATCCGTCAATTATCCGGTGGTTCTTTAGcagataacattttacattcgaTTTGGCTACAACGTTTACCATATAAAGTTCAAGCGACTCTTGCAGTGGTTGAAAACGTACCTTTAGTCAAGCTCTCGGAACTCGCGGATAAAATAGTTGAACGTGATACTGGTTTTCAAGTCGCGGAAGTTAATACGCAATCTACCTCTAAACAATCTGATTTTGCTGATTTGGAACAAAGAATCGCTGCTCTTGAAGTATCTCATCGTCGTGGCAGATCTTTTAGCCGATCTAGAAGCAAATCAAAATTCAGATCAAATTCACGAAATAAAAGGTCTAATTCTAAAGATcagtcaatttgtttttatcacaaaaaatttggtaataagGCAAAGAGATGTACCATTCCTTGCTTGATGTCAAAAACTCTTACCGACTCTCAGGAAAACTAG